The Dethiosulfovibrio peptidovorans DSM 11002 genome has a window encoding:
- a CDS encoding DUF3870 domain-containing protein produces MEVSDLSGDYPVCVIGNARSASDNPITHTYSHFFITFIADPDTGEILDMEASFTLSLTNRFLRDLFLGRSLAAVDEGLLEAVRRRYLGSSQKAIAVAYKDAVKKFVAAFR; encoded by the coding sequence ATGGAGGTGAGCGATCTGTCCGGCGATTATCCGGTATGCGTGATAGGCAACGCTAGGAGCGCCAGCGACAACCCGATTACCCATACTTACTCTCATTTCTTCATCACCTTCATCGCCGACCCCGATACGGGGGAGATACTCGACATGGAGGCCTCCTTTACCCTGTCCTTGACCAACAGGTTTTTGAGAGACCTGTTCCTAGGCAGATCCCTGGCGGCCGTGGACGAGGGGCTTCTTGAGGCGGTGAGGAGGAGATATCTGGGCTCATCTCAGAAGGCCATAGCCGTGGCCTACAAGGACGCGGTGAAGAAATTCGTAGCCGCGTTCAGGTAA